Within the Chloroflexota bacterium genome, the region CAGTATCTAACCCATTTCTTATACTTGTGCCAATATCAGGCGGACTTGGTACTAGGGCGAATCAAAGATGAGCAAACCTACAACGCCGGTCTAATCTATCCACGCCAATGCCCATCACTCACCCCCACCCTTGACACCCTACGCGCCATTGCGTCATATTAGTGCCGCCTACTATAAGCAAAGCATTTGGCTGGCACGAGGTGGCATGAGGCTGAACTTCATCTATATCCTGCTGGGAGTGCTGGTCGCGCTTGCGATCGTGGGCGGAGTGGCGATAACCGTTCTGCCCGGCGCGTCCGCAGGCGATGTGCAGGTAGTCGAGATTGCGCCGACGCCAACGCCCGTGCCGACGAGCACCCCGGTGCCGCCCGAGCCTGATGTTGGCGTGTACATCAGCGGTGCCGTAGTCAATCCCGGCGTGTATATCATGTACGAAGGCAGCCGTTTGGCGAGTGTGCTGCTGCTGGCAGGCGGCGCGACCGAGAACGCCGATCTGTCTGCTATCAATCTAGCGGTTGTAGTCCAAGACGAAGACCACTGGCACATCCCAAGAGTAGGCGAGCCAAGAGTAGGCGAGAAAATATCCGCCGCCGGCGCTCAGGCATCAAACGGCGGCAGAGCGAACAGCCGCAGCGCAAATGGCAATGCCGCCGCATCGTCTGCGCAATCAGGGCAGGGCAGCGACGGCAAGGTCAACCTGAACAGCGCGGATGTTACGCTGCTAAAGACGCTGCCCAACATCGGCGAAGTGCGAGCGCAAGCAATCGTCGGCCACCGCGAAGCAAACGGCGATTTTGCCAGCATCGACGCGCTGCTGGAAGTGGACGGCATAGGCATAGGCATCATCGACAACATACGCGACTTAGTGTCGGTGGAGTGATTTCGCCACATCCCTTCTCCCCTTCAGAAATCTAACAGGAAGACGATTTCACAATTACAATTCATACTTGTCATCTGCAACATATAAATGTCACCCGCAATTTATCCCTGTCATTTCGAGCGAAGCGAGAAATCTAAAGTCGGAAACAGGTCTGCATGCAACGATCCCTGCCTTCGCAGGACATGCTTCAGATTCCTCGCTGCGTTTGGAATGACAAAAACAGCGCGGAACATCAGGGATTTATGAAGCCTGTGCCCGGCTACGATCGGGTATCGTCTCAACAGGATGGACAGGACAGATAGGATGGTACCTTCAAAGGAACCTGACAAATTGCAGGATATAGAAAGGATTTAGATGCTGCCGCCGTTTATAAGCCAGACGAATTGGGGCGGGCCGACGAGCGCCGCGGTTGTCTTTATCGCGTTCCTGATAGCGGCAGGAATCGTGAATGTGATTCTGCGCGTTATCATAAATCGATGGGCGCGCCGGACTCGCGGCACGCTAGACGAAGAGCTGCTTGGCGTGGTGCGAGGTCCCTTGGTGCTGTTCATCGCGCTGTCCGGGCTGTTCATCGCGCTGCTGATACTCACCAATCTCGAAACCCCGCCGTACACGCTGATAGCGGGCTACGGCGATTACATCAGCCGCGCGTGGCTGGTCGTCGTCATCGCTGAAGTGGCGTACCTGCTATACCGCCTGCTGGACGCCGCGCTTGTCTGGTACATCCGCAGCGTCGCTGCCAGCACGGACACGGAATTAGACGACAGACTATTGCCGCCGCTCAAGCGTCTGCTGCCTTTGGTAGTGCACTCGCTGGCATTCC harbors:
- a CDS encoding ComEA family DNA-binding protein; this encodes MRLNFIYILLGVLVALAIVGGVAITVLPGASAGDVQVVEIAPTPTPVPTSTPVPPEPDVGVYISGAVVNPGVYIMYEGSRLASVLLLAGGATENADLSAINLAVVVQDEDHWHIPRVGEPRVGEKISAAGAQASNGGRANSRSANGNAAASSAQSGQGSDGKVNLNSADVTLLKTLPNIGEVRAQAIVGHREANGDFASIDALLEVDGIGIGIIDNIRDLVSVE